The DNA window CTGCTCCACGGCGGCGCGGTCAACCCCCACGGAGGTACCGGCGTGCCGCTGACCGGCGCGGCAGGTGGCCCACTGACCGGCGGTGGTGGGTGGCCGCTGACCGGCGCGGCGCTGACCGGATACGCGCCGGGCCCACTCACCGCATACCCCGGGGGCCCGCTGACGGGATACGCGGACGGTGCGCCGCCGGTCCCACCCGTGGGGTGTGCGGGCGGCCCGCTCCCGGGGCGCGCGCCTGTCGGCGCGCCGCTGACGGGGGACGGGCCTGCCGCCGGTCCGACGGCGGAGGGTCCGCTCACGGGAGGTGGGTTCGTGGCCGGTCCGCTCGCGGCGGGCCCGCCGACGGGTGGTGCGCCGACGGGTGGTGCGCCGACGGCGCGCGGATCCGTGCGCGGTTCGCTCGGCGCGGTGGGCGGGGACGCGGCGGCGGCCTGCCGCTCCGCCTCCTCACGCAGCAACGAGCCGATCTGCTGCACCTGGATGGTCGGCTTGTCCCACCCGGGACCGGACGCCGCCGCGTCGGGACCGGGATCGCCCGGTTGGGGGCCGGGCGTGCGCCCGGTCCGGGCTACCGGCGGCGCGGATTCCGGCCCGGGACCCGCCGCCGACGGTGCAGCGGTCGGCGGCGCAGGGACCGGCGGGCCCGAGACCGGCGGGCCCGAGACCGGCGGGCCCGAGACCGGCGGGCCCGAGACCGGCGGCGCGGGGGCCGGCGGCGTGGAGACCGGCGGCGTGGAGACCGGCGGAGCGACCGGGACGCCCGGCGGCGGCAGGACCCCACCTGCCGGCGGCCCGGAGACCGGCGCCGGGTGACGGGGCGCCGGCGGCACGGTGGACGGAGGAGGCGGCACCGGCGCGGCGGGCGCCGGGGTCGTCCCGGCCGAGATTGCTGGATCAGCTCCACGGTCGGCTGACGGAGACGGCCGACGAGGCGGCGGGATCACCGGCGCCGGAGGCAGAGGCGGGGACGCGGTGCCCTGGTCGGGTGGTGCGGACAAGCGAGCGGTGGTCTGCCCGGGTGCCGCGGGTAGCCGCCTGGCCGGGTCTCCGGACGGGCTCGGAGGCGGTGCCCACGGATTCTCCGGCCGCTCCGCCGGGGCGGACCGAGCCGGGGGTGACGAGGCGGGAATCACCGGCGGAGGCGGCAGTGGCGTCCGTGCGCTCCGAGTCGCCGACGCGGACCCCGGCCAGGGCGTCCGCGTCGGCGGGGCCCACTCGGCACCGGGCACGGAGGCCGGCGGTGGCGCGGAGGCCGGCGGTGGCGCGGGCCGGGACGGGTGCCCGGGCGCGACCGTCGGCAGTGACACGGTGGGCTCGGACCACGCCGGATCGGGGGAACCGCCGGCAGCGGCGGCGGAGCCGCCGGGCGGGAGGCCGTGACCACCGGTCGCGGCGGCGGAGCCGCCGAGGTAGTGGCGGGCCGCGCGTACCGCCGGGTGGTCCGGGCCCAGCACGGCGGGCCCGGCGGCGGCCACCCGGCCGTAGTTGCGGCGGGCCTCGTGCCGGTTGCCCAGTTCCTCGGCGACGCCGGCGAGGTCGAAGCTGAGGGCGAGCATCAGGGGGTCGGCGTCGCCGCGGCGGCGCTCGCCCGCCGCGTACGCCTCCTCGAGCACCCGACGGGCGGCGGCCGGGTCGTCGGCCTCCCGGTGCAGCCGGGCCAGCAGGTGGCCGGTGGCCAGGACGTCCTGGTGGTCCTCGCCGTACGCCGGTCGGGCCGCCGCGATCGCGTCGGCGAGCAGGCGGCGGGCGCCGGTCAGGTCGCCCGCGGCACGAAGCGCCAGGGCCTGGTGTTGCGCGGCGGTCAACGGGGAGGGGTGGGACACGTGGGCAATGCTGCCCGGACTCGCCTGTTCCGCGCTACCCGCCCGGATCGGCAGAGGGTTTGAGCTGCTCAAACATGGCCCGTTGGCGGTGATGTGCATGATCGTTCCGGGCCGTGTACAGTAATCCCCCGTGCGGCCCCCCGGGTCGACCGAGGCGGTGAGGCCATCACCACGGTCGATTGGGTAGGCTGAGCGAGCAAGTCCGGGTGGCGGAATGGCAGACGCGCTAGCTTGAGGTGCTAGTGCCCGTATAGGGCGTGGGGGTTCAAGTCCCCCCTCGGACACATCATTACCACATATTGATCATAATCCGCGCAGGTTGACCTGCGCGGATTATTCTGTAGTTGGTGTGCAGTGTTCCTGGTCGCAGACGATGGTGATCTTCTTGCTGCGCAGGAGTGTGACCAGGTCGTGTGGAGCTTGGATCCCGCTGGGGAGGAGGGGATGGTCGGCGAGTCGGGCGATGATGTGGTCTTCCCTGAGGTAGAGGATCTTGCGCCGGGGGTTGGTGGTCTGTTGGGTGCTGGTGCGGCCGTGGCGGCACCGGTAGCCGGGGCGTTGATTGACCCAATGGGATTCCAATCGCCGTCCGCAAGGTCCGCAGCGCAGTAGGCCGGTGAACAGGTAGCGGCGGGTGGTGCCGTCGTGGGCGCTGCGGTGGGAGCGGATGGCCTGGGCGGCGACGAAGTCCTGTTCGCTGACCAGCGCGGTGTGGGCCTGGTGCGTGGAGACCACCCAGTCCTTGGTTGGGTTCCGCCGGAGGGGTTCCCGCTGCGGGCTGCTGGTGTCGGTGTGCGCGGGTTGCCGGTTCCAGACCTGCCTGCCGGTGTAGCGAGGGTTGGCGAGGATCGCCGCGACCGTGCGCAGGGTCCACCAGTTGCCGTTGCGGTGGGGATTGCGGTCGGGATCGACGTTCGATGGGCATGGTGTGCTGGCGTCGTTGAGGGCGCGCGCGATGCTGGCGAGGCTGTGGCCATCCAGGCGTTGCGTGAATATCCACCGCACGTGTGCGGCCGTGGCCGGATCCGGTTCGAGGCTTTGGAGCCGGCGACCCCAGCGGGCGTGGGCGGTGTTCGGATGAGGGCCGGCGTCGACGAGTCGGTAGCCGTAGGGCGGCCGGCCTCCGAGATATCGTCCCTGCTCTCGCGCTTGGGCCCGCATCGCCGTGACGACCCGGAACCGGGCGCGCTGCACCTCACGTTTCGACTGGGCGCCCAGCATCATGATCAGCGCCTGATGGGTCGGGTTTTGGTGATCGACAGGCCCGTGCATCTCGGGCAGCCACAGCTGCACGCCGTGCTGTTCGAGCACGGGCGCCAGGTGCTGCAACTGGTTGGTTGAGAACGCCCGCTCGTACTCGCCGATCACGATCGCGTCGAACCCGCGATCTGGGTCGTCAAGCGCGGCCAGCAGCGCAGCGGCCTGCGGACGCTGCCGCCAACTGCGGCGGCGAGAGCAGCCGATGTCGAAGTACTCGGCGACGATCACACCGTGAGCGGCGACGAGCTCAATAGCGCAGTCCCATTGCCAGTGCCGGGACGTCACTCGGTCCTGGTGCTCGACTGTCGACATCCGGCCGTAGAACGCAAACCGCAGGCCGCGCCGCCGTTGGTGAGGTGGTTGCGGGTCGGCCTGCGGCTGGCTGCTGAGCCATCGAGTCAAGGGAGCGTCCAGATCGTCATGCGGGTTGTCTGACACGCCGATATTCCTACGAAGGATCTTCGCGGTCGGGTCGGACAAGCAGTCCGTGGGCGTTCATCGCGGCAGTCGGGCACCTCGGAGGCGTCGGTCAGTACCACCACCTGCGGCTTCTACGAGGACTCCGCACCGCGACGGCCTTGGTTAGTACTCCAACGTCACTTCGCCTGTCTGCGCTGGTAGTGGGCACGTCGGGCTCGGGCTTGGGATGTTCGTCGCCAGATCGACCAGTGCAGGGTGTGCGCGGGTGGGAGCGTCACGGCGAGAACGAAGGCGTTGAGGAGTCGGCGGATCTCGGCGACGGTCAGCGCGATGATCTCCGGGTCGGTGTCGGGCTGCTGGGCGGCGATGATGGTCAGGACGGCCAGGGCGAGCATGGCCAGGGTGATGAATCGGTGCCACCCGGCCCAGCCGCGGACCTGGTAGTGGTCGAGGCCGACTTGGCCTTTGCCGGTCTGGAACAGCTCTTCGATGCTCCAGCGGGAGCCGGCCATGGTGACGAGGGTGTGCAGCGGGACGGGGCGGGGTGACCAGCACAGGTAGAAGGCCAACTCACCGGTGGTGCGGTTGCGGCGGATCAGCAGCCACCGGTGCTCGACGGGGCTGGTGGCGGTGGTGATCCAGGCCCACAGGTAGTCGCGGGGACCTTTCGCTCCCGGCCCGCAACTA is part of the Micromonospora sp. WMMD980 genome and encodes:
- a CDS encoding recombinase family protein, which translates into the protein MSDNPHDDLDAPLTRWLSSQPQADPQPPHQRRRGLRFAFYGRMSTVEHQDRVTSRHWQWDCAIELVAAHGVIVAEYFDIGCSRRRSWRQRPQAAALLAALDDPDRGFDAIVIGEYERAFSTNQLQHLAPVLEQHGVQLWLPEMHGPVDHQNPTHQALIMMLGAQSKREVQRARFRVVTAMRAQAREQGRYLGGRPPYGYRLVDAGPHPNTAHARWGRRLQSLEPDPATAAHVRWIFTQRLDGHSLASIARALNDASTPCPSNVDPDRNPHRNGNWWTLRTVAAILANPRYTGRQVWNRQPAHTDTSSPQREPLRRNPTKDWVVSTHQAHTALVSEQDFVAAQAIRSHRSAHDGTTRRYLFTGLLRCGPCGRRLESHWVNQRPGYRCRHGRTSTQQTTNPRRKILYLREDHIIARLADHPLLPSGIQAPHDLVTLLRSKKITIVCDQEHCTPTTE